Within the Microbispora sp. ZYX-F-249 genome, the region TCGCGGAGCTGGAGGCGGGCAGGCCGCAGCCGGACCCGAGCCTGCTCGTGACCTGTCCTGACAACCACGGGCCTGACAACCACGGGCCTGACAACCACGGGCCTGACAACCACGGACCTGACAACCACGGGTCCGGCAGCCACGGGCCTCACAACCACCGGCCCGCCGTGCTCAGCGTGCTGGAGCCCGCCCCCAACACGCGCGGCGAAGCCGACTGGACGGCGCTCACCCCCCGCCTCATGGAGCGCATGCTGGACCGGCTCGCCGGCCTCGGGTACGGCGACCTGTCCGGCACGCCCCGGCTGGTGTTCGATCCCCCCGCCTGGCGGCGGCGCGGCCACTCGGCCGGCACGCCCTTCGCGCTCGACGCCCGTTTCACCCAGACTGCGTGGTTCCGTCCGTCCGGCCAGGCCCGGCGGGTCCCCGGCCTCCACTTCGCGGGCATGTACACGGCGCCCGGCGTCGGGGTGCCGCCCGTGCTGATCTCCGGCCGCCTGGCCGCCGAGCGCATCCTGGAGAGCACCCCATGAGCGCGCCACCACAGGCGCCGGCCGCGACGCTGACGGCCGGCTACGAGCGGTGCCGCAGGCTGCACGCGAGCTACGGCCGCTCGTACTACCTGGCCACCCGCCTGCTGCCCGCCTGGAAACGGCCGCACGTCCACGCGTTGTACGGCTTCGCCCGTTACGCCGACGAGATCGTGGACTCGTTCGCGGTGACCGGCGACCGGTCCGCGGCGCTGGAGCGCCTGTCCTCCCGGCTCGCCGCCGCGCTGGACGGCGAACACGTCCGCGATCCGGTGCTCCCCGCCTTCACGCACACGGTGCGGGCGTTCGGGATCGACCACGCCGACGTGCGGGCGTTCCTCGCGTCCATGCGCGCCGACCTCACCGTGGACCGGTACGCGACCTACGACGACCTGCTGGGATACATGGAAGGATCGGCGGCGGTCATCGGGACGATGATGCTGCCGGTGCTGGAGGCCCTGCCGGGCGAGGAGGGGCGGGCCCGCGAGCCCGCCCGCCAGCTCGGGCTGGCCTTCCAGCTCACCAACTTCATCCGCGACGTGCGCGAGGACCTGACGCGGGGCCGCGTCTACCTGCCGCTCGCCGACCTCGACAAGTTCGGCGTGACGGAGGCCGACCTGGCCGCGCCGTCCGCCGCGCCGGCCGTGCGGGAGCTGGTGGCCTACGAGTGCGACCGCGCCCGCGACCACTACCGGCGGGCCCGTGACGGGATCGCGCTGCTCGCGCCGTCGTCCCGCCCCTGCATCAGGGCGGCGTACGAGCTGTACGGCGGCATCCTGGACGAGATCGGGGCGGCCGGGCACGACGTGCTGGCGAGGCGGGCCAGGGTCTCCCGGCGGCGCAGGCTCGCGATCTTCGCCCGGCACCTGTTCGCCGCGCGGGCCGCCGCCCGCGCCGAACGCCGGGTGGAGGTGGCGTGATGTCCCGCCCGGTCGTCGTGGACGCCATGGGCGGCGACCACGGGCCCGCGGAGGTCGTCCGGGGGGCGGTCGAGGCGTGGCGGGATCACGGCGTGCCGGTCGTCCTCGTCGGCCGGGCCGGGGTCGTGCGCGGGGAACTGGCCCGGCTCGGGGCGGCGGGCGAGATCGACGTCGCGCACGCCGCCGACGTCGTGCCGATGACCGAGCGGGGCGCGGGTGCGGTCCGCATGGTCCGCTCCAGCATGTCCGTCGGCTTCGACCTCCTGCGGGAGGGAGCCGGCGGGGCCTTCGTGTCGGCGGGGTCCACCGGGGCCGTGGTCGCCTGCGCGGCCGACCGGCTCGGCACCGCGCCCGCCGTGCTGCGCCCCGCGCTGGCCGTGGCGCTGCCGACCACGGCGGGCGGGGTCACCGTGCTGATCGACGCCGGCGCGACCGTGGACCCGATGCCCGAGATGATCGCCCAGTTCGCGCTGCTCGGGGCGTCGTACGCGCAGCTCGTGCTGGGCGTGGCCGACCCTCGCGTCGGGTTGCTGTCGATCGGCGCGGAGCCCGGCAAGGGGAACCGGCTGACCCGCCGGGCCGAGACCCTGCTGCGCGGCCTGCCGCTGCGTTTCCACGGCAACGTGGAGGGCGGCGACGTGCTCACCGGGGTCGTCGACGTGATCGTGACCGACGGGTTCACCGGCAACGTCGTGCTGAAGAACGTGGAGGGGACCGTGCGCGCCACGCTCGCCCTCGCGGCGGCGGAGGGCGTGGCCGCTCCGGCCGGCCTCGGCCGGGTGGCGGCCCGCTACGATCCCGAGACGCACGGCGGCGCGGCCCTCCTCGGGCTCACCCGCACCGTCGTCGTGGCGCACGGCAACTCCCGGGCCGGGACCGTCGCCCGGGCCTGCGTGGTGGCGCGCGACCTCGCCGAGGGCGAGGTCGTCGCCCGGCTCGGCGACCGGCTCGCCGTCCAGCCCGCGCCGTGATCTCCCGCGAGGCCGGGCGTCCCGGCGGTTCAGGGATCGGCTCGCCGACCCGCGAGGGGATCGGCGCCGTCCCAGGCGCCCACGCTCGCGTAGGGAATGAACCGGGCGAACAGCTCCTCGGAGTACCAGTCGTGGGCGCGGACCCGTTCGACGACCTCACGGTGCGCCCGCCCGGCGTAGGCGAACGCGCGGACGGCGGCGGCGTCGCGCCACAGGGAGAAGGTGGCCTGCCGGGCCAGCGGCCACTCCCCCAGCCCGACGGAGGCGAGGCAGCCCTCCTGGGCCCGCAGCAATCCCTCGACGGCGGGCACGGAGCGGTAGAACGCGACCAGTCGCGACGGCCGGATCGACGCCCGGGTCAGCACCGCCACGGGCCCGTCCTGCGGCCCCGCCGTGGCCTGCGACCTCGCGCGCCCGGGCACGGGTGTGAACGGCTCGGCCCCGTTCCAGCGCCCGCGCGAGGCGATCGGCGCGAGCCGTACGTGCCAGGCCTCGACGGCCTCGCGCCGCCACCTGGCGGGGATCGGCGAGCGTGCCAGGAACTCCTCGAACGCCCGCTCGTCCCGCCAGACGGCGAGCAGCGCCCAGCGGCGCAGGTCGGCGCCGAGGGTCATCGACGCCCCCCGGCCCGAGCCGAGCAGCCGCCAGAACAGCAGCCCCCCGGTGCGGCGGAGCACCGGGCGGTCGAAGGCCATGTGACGCATGGCCCCCCGGTCCGCGTATCGCTGGAGGTGGAACGTGACGACGCTCCCGCCGCTCGTCCCCCTGCTGGTGGCGCTCATCGGCGGCTACCTTCTCGGCTCGGTTCCGGTCGCGGTGCTGGTCGCGGGGCGGCGGGGCGTCGATCCCCGGGAGATCGGCGACCGCAACCCCGGCTTCTGGAACGTGCGCGAACGGCTCGGCGGCCGGACGGCCGCGCCGGTCTTCGCCGGGGACATGGCCAAGGGCGTGCTCGCCGGGCTGCTCGGCCTGCTGGCCGGCGGCGCCCACACCACCGGGCCGGGGGTGGTCGCGGGCCCGAGCGTCCCCGCGGCGTACCTGGCGGTGGGCGCGGCGATGATCGGGCACGCCTGGCCGGTCTTCGCCGGGTTCCGCGGCGGGCGGTCGGTGCTGACCTTCGCCGGCGGCGTCGCGGTGATCTGCCCGCCCGCGTTCGGGCTCGCGCTCGCCGTTCTCGGGGTGGTCTTCCTGCTCACCCGGTCGTTCGCGGCCGGGGCCCGGGCCGGGGTGTTCGCGATCCCGCTGCTGCAACTGCCGTTCGCGCCGATCGGCCACGTCGCCGCGACCGGCGCGCTCATGTGCCTCATCGGGCTGCGCTTCGGGCAGGCGGCGCTGGCCGCGCGCCGCGCCTGACGGCACCCGTCTCCGCCGCGCCACCGGCGGGGAAGACGGGGTAGGCGCGGCTCCGCCAGGTCCTGACGGGCCGCAGCGTCGCCTGCGTCAGCCGTACGGCCGTGGCCGGGTCGAGCAGGAACGACAGCGCCACGCCCGCGCCGGGCCGGGCGTAGCTGCGCCGCAGCGCGGTGGCGAGCAGCACCCGTACGGCGAGCAGCGCCAGGTCGAGCCGGGTCGGCCGCCCGGCGGCCAGGCGGAGCGCCGGCAACGCGGCGGCGAGCCAGACGACGGCGAGGTCGGCCGCCTGCCACGCGGGGCGGGTGACGTCGCGCAGCGGCAGCGAGCGCCCCCACTCCCGCCACACCCCGGCCGCCGACTCGTGCATGTCGACCTCCAGCAGTCCCCCCGCGTCGAGGAAGCCGACCCTCCAGCCGCCGGCGGCGAGGGCCCTGGCGAGGGCGACGTCGTCGGTCATGTGCCCCCGCACCCGGGCGAAGCCGTCGGCCCGCCGCATCGCCTCCCGCCGGAAGGCCAGGCACTGGCCGTTGGCCACCACCCGGTGGGGCGGCGGCGGCGCGGGGGGACCGATGGGGCCGAACCGGTAGACCAGCGTGGCGAGGAACGACGCGTGCAGCGCCTGCTCGGCGAACCCGTCGCAGACGAAACGGGGGCCCGCGCTGACCAGGTCGTGGTCACGGAGGGCGGCGGCGAGTGCGCCGAACAGGCCCGGCCGGGGCCGCGTGTCGGCGTCCAAAGTGACCACGATCTCGCCGCGCGCCCGCGACAGCCCCTGGTGCAGCGCCCACTGCTTGCCCACCCAGCCGTCCGGCAGCGGGCGTCCGCGCACCACCGTCGCGCCGTACGCGGCGGCGAGCCGCGCGGTGCCGTCCGAGGACTCGTCGTCCACCACGATGACCTCGGCGACGGCGGGGTCGGCCAGCACCGCCCGCAGGCAGGGCCCGAGCCTGCGCTCCTCGTCCCTGGCCGGGATGACCACCGAGATGCCCGGACGTCCCCCATCGGGGGCCACGCCACGGCCGGCGCGGGCCGCCGAGGCGCCGCCTCCGGCCGCACCGCCGCCCGGCCCGGTCGCCCGGCCGCCGGCGCCGGGGGGCGGGCCCGGCAGGGGCGCGGCGAGCGGAGGGAGCCGCCGCCGGCCGCGCGCGAGGCGCACCAGCACGACGAGGGCCGCCGCCGCCTGGGCGGCGGCGAGCACCCGCGCGCCGGTCCCGGCTCGTCCGGCCCCAGGGCGCCCTGCCGTCCCGGCCGCGCCGGTTCTCACGGGTGTGCCTTTCCCTGGCGACGGGCGGAGCGGGGGAAGTCGCGGCGCACCAGCGCGGCCACGATCCGGCCGCCCATCGCCACCAGCGGCAGCCCGCCTCCCGGATGCGCGGACCCGCCGACGAGGTACAGCCCGCGCAGCGGCCCCCGGTTGCCGGGGCGGCGGAAGGGGGCGAGCGGGCCGCCGTAGGCGCCGCCGTAGATCGCCCCGCCCCACGCGCCGTACCGGTCGCGCAGGTCGGCCGGGGTCAGCAGGTCGAGGAAGCGCAGCCGTCCGGACAGGTCGTGGCCCCTGCTCGCCAGGCGGCCGAGGACGAGCTCCGCGTACGCCTCGGGCGGCATCGGCCAGCGCGCGGGGTCGCCGGCGGGGACGTTCACCAGCATGCTCCAGCTCTCCGCGCCCGCGGGAGCCTGGGTGGGGTCGTCCACCACGGGGCGGGCGATGTAGACCGTGGGGTCCTCCGGCGGCCGCCGCCGGTCGAAGATGTCGCCGAACTCGCGCCGGTAGTCGGCGGAGAACACGACCGAGTGGTGCGGCATGCCCTCGGTCCGCCCCTCCACGGCGGCGAGCAGCAGGAAGGCGGACGACGACAGCCCCAGCCCGGCGATCCGGCGGAGCCGGGCACGGTCGGGCAGGAGCCGCCCGTACAGCGCCGCCGCGTCGGCGTTGACGATCACGATGTCGGCCCGGACCGCCTCGCCCCGGGCCGTGCGGACGCCGCCGACCCGCCCCGGGCCCGCGATCAGTTCGGTGATCTCGGTCTCCAGACGGACCTCGACGCCCGCCTTGTCGAGCGACGCGGCCAGCGCGTCGGCGAGCCGGGGCAGCCCGCCCCGCACGTACCACCCGCCGTCTCCGTGCTCGATGGCGGGGACGCAGCCCAGGGCGGCGGGCGCGCGGTAGGGGCTCGACCCGGCGTAGGTGGCGTAGCGGCCGACGTACTGACGCAGGCGGGCGTCCCGGAAGAACCGGGCGGCCAGCGCGTCCAGGGTGCGGCCGGGCGCGACCGCGAGCAGGTCGCCCGGCCGGGGCCGCGCGACGGGGCCGCGCCACCCGGCGTCCGGCCGTCCGCCCGTGATCTCGGCGGCACGCCGGCCGGACCACGGGATCGGCGGCTCGACGACGGGCCCGGACAGCGGTCCGGCGAAGAAGGTGCGCATCGAGGCGTCCAGGCAGCGCCCGGCCCAGCGGTGGTAGGCCCGCCAGTGGCGGCCCTCGCCCGGCGCGAGCCGGTCCACCGCCTCCGCCGTACGCTCCGGGTCGCGGTAGGTGGACAGCGCCGAGCCGTCCGGCCAGTGGTAGCGGCACAGCTCGTCGAGTTCGAGCAGGTCGAGCGGGACGCCGAGGTCCAGGAAGAGGCCGGGCAGCGTGAGCAGCGAGGGGCCGATCGAGAACGTGAAGCCGTCCCGCCTGTGCTCGGCCAGCTTGCCGCCCAGACGGGGCAGCCGCTCGTAGACGCGCACCTCGTGCCCGTCCCGCGCGAGCAGCAGGGCGGCCGCCATGCCGCCGACGCCGCCCCCGACCACGATCACCTCCGCCATGCGCGCCCCCAGGCGAGCAGGGCGAACGTGCCCATCGCGAGCCCTCCGGCGGCGGCCACGAACGGGTCGGGCGGCCGGAAGACAACGGCGAAGCCGACGGTCTCCATCGCCGCCATGACCGTGTAGAGGGCGACCAGCCCGGTGGCCCCCGCCCGGCCGCCGTCCGTACGGCCCGTGAGGCGGTCGACGAGCGTCATGACCAGGAGGGAGACCAGCAGCCACCCGGCGAAGTTGCCGAGCGGCACCCCGCGGTACGGCCCGGGCTCCGCCCAGACCCACAGCCCGAGGCGGAGCATCTGCGGGTCGAGGAACAGGTCCCAGGCGGTGAGCGCCAGTGCGCCGGCGAGGATCGGGATCAGCCGGCCGCGCGGCGCCACGCGGCGGGCGACGGCGTGGGCGGCCAGGCCCATGCCGCCCCACGCGAGGGCGACGATCAACGGGACGCCCCCGGGCCGCGGCCACAGGGCGTCGGTGTAGCGGTAGTCGCCGAAGGGCAGGCCGGTCCTGGTGCCGGCCCACTCGGCGGCGAAACCCGCCGCCACCGCCGCCGCGAACGCGCCCGCCGCCCTGCCCGGGCCGTACGCCGCCGCCGCGAAGGCGAGCGCGCTCACCGCGAGCAGGACCACGACCACGGTGGTGAGGCGCAGGTCGTGGGGCCGCAGCCCCGTCGCGATCTGGGCGGCCGTCATCGCGGCCAGCGCGAGCACACCGGCCACCCGGACCAGACCGGCCGCGCGGACCATGCCGGGCACCCGCGCCACAGCGCCCGTGGGGACCATGCGGACCAGCCGGACCATGCGGACCATGCGGGCCACACCGGCCATGCCGACCGTGCCGACCGTGCCGGCACTGTTCGGCCGTGTCCCGCCCGGCGGCCGGGCCGGCCACGGCCCCGTCAGGCGCGGCCGGCGTGATCCGCGCCGCCCGGCGGGCGTGCCGTCATCCTCGGCCGCCCTCTTCTCTGTGGCATCCCACGTCTCCACACAGGGTGATTCGAGCCGATCCCCCCGATCGGATGCCCCCGGCCCACGCGGGGCGGCTCATCGGCCGCGGGCACGCCGTGACGGCGGGGTCACCAGCGGTGGTGCACCTGCGGACGGATCAGGTCGTCGTAGATCCCGCGGACCGCGTCGTGCGTCTCGGCCGGCAGAGCGGGGAACCGCGCCGCCGCCGCGTTGGCCTCGGCCTGGTTCGGGTTGCGGGCGCCGGGGATCACGACGCTGACCCCGGGCTGGTCGATGATCCAGCGCAGCGCGAACTGCGCCATCGTCATGCCCTCGGGCACCAGGTCGCGCAGCCGGTCGACCGCCTGGAGGCCGACGCCGTACTCGACGCCGGAGAAGGTCTCGCCGACGTCGAACGCCTCGCCCTGACGGTTGAAGTTGCGGTGGTCGTCCTCGGCGAAGACCGTCTGCGGGCCGTACCTGCCCGACAGCAGGCCGCTGGCGAGCGGAACCCGGGCGATGATGCCCACACCGGCCTTCTCCGCGGCGGGCAGAACCTCGTCCAGCGGCTTCAGCCGGAAGGCGTTGAGGATGATCTGCACGGTGGCCACGCCGGGCCGCGCGATCGCGGTCAGCGCCTCGGACACCGTCTCCACGCTCACGCCGTACGCGGCGACGCGGCCCTCGGAGACCAGCGTGTCGAGCGCGTCGAAGACCTCGTCGGTGTCGAAGACGGCGCTCGGCGGGCAGTGGAGCTGCACCAGGTCGAGCGTGTCGACGCCCAGGTTGGCGCGGGATCGGTCGGTCCAGGCGCGGAAATTGTCGAGGGTGTAGACGTCGGGCGTCTGCTGCACCCTGCGGCCCATCTTCGTGGCCACGGTCAGGCCGGGGCGCTCCTTCAGCAGCTTTCCGATGATCTTCTCGCTGCGGCCGTCGCCGTACACGTCGGCCGTGTCGATGAAGGTGGTCCCGGCGTCGACCGCGGCGTCGAGCGTGGCCATGGCGTCCGCCTCGCTCACCTCGCCCCAGTCGGCCCCGAGCTGCCAGGCTCCCAGCCCGACGACGCCAACCTGCCTGCCCGTCCTGCCCAACACGCGCTGTTCCATGAGGTCAGATCGTAGCGGGGCAGCTCAGGCGGGGGGTGCTCCACCCGCCAGGTAGCGCAGGAACCAGTCGCGGGCGAGCCGCGCCACCGTCTCCAGGGCGCCCGGCTCCTCGAACAGATGCGTGGCCCGGGGCACGATCTCCAGCTCCACCGGCGCGGTGATCGCCCGCATCGCCGTCCTGTTGAGGTCGAGCACGACGGAGTCGCGCTCCCCCACGATCAGCAGCGTCGGCTGGCGCACCGAGCGGAGCGCGTCCCCCGCGAGGTCGGGCCTGCCGCCCCTGGACACCACCGCCCCGACGCCGCCGGGCCGCGCCGCCGCGGCGACGAGCGCGGCGGCGGCGCCCGTGCTCGCGCCGAACAGCCCGACGGGCAGGCCACCGGGCAGGCCACCGGCGGCCTCGCCCCCGGGCAGCCGGTCGGCCAGCCCGCCCACCCGTTCCGCGAGCAGGCCGATGTCGAAGCGCAGGTGACCGGTGACGGCGTCGGCGCGCTCCTCCTCCATCGTGAGCAGGTCGGCCAGGACGGTGGCCAGCCCGGCCCGCTGCAGCTCCCCCGCGACGTAGCGGTTGCGCGGGCTGTGCCGGCCGCTGCCACTGCCGTGGGCGAACAGCACCGCCCCCCTGGCCTCCCCGGGAACCACGACGTCCGCGTCGAGCACGACCCCGCCGACGGGGATCCGCACGCTGAGTCCGACTCCGCTCATGACGCCCGCCCTCCCCGGCCGCGCCCGGCTGAGCTCCGCTGAGCTCCATGGAACTCCGCCGGCCTCGGCCGGCCTCCGTGGAACAACCGGGCGTACCCCTGGCCGGTCCCGGCAAACCGCGCGATCCGCCCGAGGGGAGCGGGCGGCGTCAGGAGCGGCGCGAGCGCAACGCCTTGAGCACGCGCACGCCGCCGTCACCCGGGCCGCTGTCCCCCGGGCCGCTGTCCCCCGGGCCCGTCTCTCCCGGGCCACTGTCGCCCGGGCCGCCGGCCCGACCCTCCACCAGGCGCCGGTACTCCTCCGACTCCATCGGGCACAGCGCGATCCGGCCGTCCCGGTCGAACAGCAGCCCCCAGCCGTACTTCTTGGGCAGGGGCGAGGCCCGCAGGCAGGCCTGGGAGCGGGAGAAGAACTCCTTCCTGAGCTCCGCGCGCCGCTGTTGCGACAGGTCCCGCGGCGGCGGGTCCTGCCGGCGCAGCCAGGTCTCGAACAGCACGTCCTCCTGCGTCAGGCCGTACGGCGCGCCGGAGATCAGTTCGTACTGCAGGACGGCGACGGTCGGTCTGCCGCCCCTGGGCTTGGGCACCTCCGCGGCGTCCACCGGGCAGTCCTCGGCGACCGCGATGAGCGTCGAGTAGTAGTTGAGATCCTCGGCCATGGCTCCACTATGCCCCGCTCGACCGGCGGCCGGCCCGGGGACGGCCGGGGTCAGGAGCGCGCGCCGGATCTCGACGGCGGGCGCGGCTCCGGGATGAGGCGCACCCCCTCGGGCAGGCCGCACACCCGCACCGCGCCGCTGCCCTCCCGGGCCTCCAGGTCCACCCGCGTGCCCGCCAGCGGCATGCCGGAGATGCGCAGGTCCCCGAACCCCTCCGGCAGCACCGGCGCGATCCACACCTTGCCGCTCGGCACCCACGGGTCGATGCGCAGCAGGAGCCGTACGAGCTGGACCGGGGTGGCCGAGGCCCACGCCTGCGGCGAGCACGAGGTCGGGTACGGCACCGGCACGTCGAACTCCCCCCGGTCGAACCCGCAGAACAGCTCCGGCAGCCGGTCGCCGAAGGCGCGGGCGGCGTCGAGCAGCCCCATGGCGATGCGCTGGGCCTCCTCCACGAAGCCGTAGCGCATGAGCCCGGCCGCGGTGAGCGCGCTGTCGTGCGGCCAGACGGAGCCGTTGTGGTAGCTCATCGGGTTGTAGGCGCCCATGTCGGAGGCGAGGGTGCGGACGCCGAAGCCGGTGAACATCCGCGGTGACAACAGATGCGCGGCCACGGCCGCCGCCTTGTCGCGGTCGACGATGCCCGACCACAGGCAGTGCCCCATGTTGGAGGCGAGGGCGTCGATCGGGCGGCCCTCGTGGTCGAGCCCGACGGCGAAGTAACCGCGGTCGGGCAGCCAGAACCGCTCGTTGAACCGGGCGCGCAGCTCGGCGGCCCGGTCCCGGTAGCGCCGCTCGGTCTCGGTGTCGCCCGCCTCACGGGCGAAGTAGTGGCGGGCGACGTAGGCGGCGTAGACGTAGCCCTGCGCCTCCGCCAGGGCGACGGGCGGCCGGGCGATCACGCCGTCCGCGTAGTTGATGCCGTCGAAGGAGTCCTTCCAGCCCTGGTTGAGCAGGCCCTGGTCGGTCTTGCGCCGGTACCACAGGAACCCGTCCCGCATGCCGTACCGCTCGATCCACTCCAGCGCGGCGTCGGCGTGCGGGAGCAGCCGCTCGATCGACTCCCGGTGCAGGCCCCATCGGCGCAGCTCGCCGAGGAGGATCACGAACAGCGGGCTCGCGTCCACCGAGCCGTAGTAGGCGCGCCCGCCGGTCGTCGTGTCGTCCTGCCGGGCGCCGTACCTCAGCTCGTGCATGATCTTCCCCGGCTCCTCCTCGCTCAGCTGGTCGACCTTGGTGCCCTGCAGATCGGCCAGCCGGCACAGCGTGCCGTACGCCAGGTCGGGGTCGAGCGGCAGGGCCAGCCACGAGGTCAGCAAGGAGTCACGGCCGAACAGCGTCATGAACCAGGGCGCCCCGGCGGCGACGGTGGGCGGCAGCTCGGGATGCTCGGGGTCGAACAGCCGCAGCGCGCCGAGGTCGTCGAAGGCCTGGCGCAAAATCCCCGCCAGGGAGACGTTGGTCGTCGTCACCTCGGGCAGGCGCCTGCGCCACTCGAACAACCGGCCCGCCCGCTCCGCCAGCGCGGGCGACAGCCGCTTCCCCGAATACCACGGCTCGGTCTCGGCCCCCTCGATGATCGGGTTGACCTGGACGTCGGCCGTCCACTCGCCGCGCGGCGGCACCACCGCGCGGAAGACCAGCAGGCGCGGGTTGACCACCGGCAGGATCGGGGTGCCGTCGGCCTTGGCCGCCACCCGCACCCCCCGGCCCTTGCTGATCGAGAACATGCGCAGCGACCGCTCCTCCGCCGCGGTCGTCACGTCGGCCACCCAGTGCACCCGGTGGGTCTTCACCTCGAACAGGTCGCACACGTCGGAGCCGACGTGCAGGGTCACCATGCAGCCGGCCGGCTCGTGGGACATGTTGCGGATGGTGATCTCCTCCGACAGCCCGCCGCCGACGTACCGGTCGCGCACGACCAGCAGCGTGCTCTCCGCCTGCCCCGGGCGGGGCGCCGCCCGGCCGACGAAGGTCGCGTGGTACGGCTCGCCCGCGAGGACCTGGAGCTCCTCGACCGGGCCGTCGTCGACGCGCAGCTCCCACTGGGACAGCAGCCGGGTGTCGGCGTAGTAGATCCCCTGCGCCGACCCGGGCAGGATGTCGCCGTTGCGGGCCGATACGCAGAACGATCCCCCGGCCACGAGCGTCATGGCGCCCCCGCCGATGGCGCTGGGCTGTCCCTCGAACGTCCACCCGCTCGTCATGCCGATCACCCCGGCCCCGTCCCCGATCCCCGACGGTTGCCCTCATACCCGGAGACCCTGGCCGCTTTCGCCGCACTTTGAGTCTTATGTCCGTATTGGACGGCACGGTGGCTGGACCGGGGCGGCTTTACCGGCCCATGACCCGGCGTTGCCTACCCTTCCCCCCGTGCGCACGTGGGTGAGTCCGGAAGGGCACGAGGTGGACCTGGTCGTCATCGAGGGCCGCCGGCTGCTGCGCGTCCGTCACCTGGGCTATCACGTGGGCTACTGCGCCTCCGTCGAGGAGGTGGCGGCCCACCTCGATCTCGCGGATCTGGTGGAGGTCGTCGACCTGCGCCGCGCCGCCAGGGCCCGCGCACACGGTTGAGGGGTGAGCCGGTCCGGCTCACCCCTCCGTCGTGTCACCGCCCCGCCTCACGACGGCGCGGGCGCTCAGTCCCAGCCCGGCATGTTCCAGAAGTCGTCGGAGATGGGCGCCTTGGACTGGGCCTTGGCCTGGGCCTTGGGCTTGGCCTGGGGCTTGGCGGCCTTCGCCTTGCCCGGCTTCTGCATGCCCCAGCCCTGCATCTCGCGCACCCAGGCGCCGGCGTCCTCGTCGTCGGTCTTCCGGCTCGACGGCTTACGGGTGAAGTCGTTGCCGGACATCTTGGTGTACGTGGGCTGATTGGACGTGGGGTGCAGGAAGACGTCCTGAGGCGCCCCGCCGCCGTTGTTGCTCTTGCCGGTGGCGGGCATCGTGAACATGGAGCCGTTGGCCGGCTGCGTGCCGTTCGCCTGGTCGCCCGTCCGGGTGATCATCGGAATGTTCGGACCGGCCCCGGTCGGGCCGTCGCCGCGCTGGCCGCCGGCGC harbors:
- a CDS encoding aldo/keto reductase; the encoded protein is MEQRVLGRTGRQVGVVGLGAWQLGADWGEVSEADAMATLDAAVDAGTTFIDTADVYGDGRSEKIIGKLLKERPGLTVATKMGRRVQQTPDVYTLDNFRAWTDRSRANLGVDTLDLVQLHCPPSAVFDTDEVFDALDTLVSEGRVAAYGVSVETVSEALTAIARPGVATVQIILNAFRLKPLDEVLPAAEKAGVGIIARVPLASGLLSGRYGPQTVFAEDDHRNFNRQGEAFDVGETFSGVEYGVGLQAVDRLRDLVPEGMTMAQFALRWIIDQPGVSVVIPGARNPNQAEANAAAARFPALPAETHDAVRGIYDDLIRPQVHHRW
- a CDS encoding transposase, whose amino-acid sequence is MRTWVSPEGHEVDLVVIEGRRLLRVRHLGYHVGYCASVEEVAAHLDLADLVEVVDLRRAARARAHG
- a CDS encoding dienelactone hydrolase family protein, producing the protein MSGVGLSVRIPVGGVVLDADVVVPGEARGAVLFAHGSGSGRHSPRNRYVAGELQRAGLATVLADLLTMEEERADAVTGHLRFDIGLLAERVGGLADRLPGGEAAGGLPGGLPVGLFGASTGAAAALVAAAARPGGVGAVVSRGGRPDLAGDALRSVRQPTLLIVGERDSVVLDLNRTAMRAITAPVELEIVPRATHLFEEPGALETVARLARDWFLRYLAGGAPPA
- a CDS encoding amylo-alpha-1,6-glucosidase; the protein is MTSGWTFEGQPSAIGGGAMTLVAGGSFCVSARNGDILPGSAQGIYYADTRLLSQWELRVDDGPVEELQVLAGEPYHATFVGRAAPRPGQAESTLLVVRDRYVGGGLSEEITIRNMSHEPAGCMVTLHVGSDVCDLFEVKTHRVHWVADVTTAAEERSLRMFSISKGRGVRVAAKADGTPILPVVNPRLLVFRAVVPPRGEWTADVQVNPIIEGAETEPWYSGKRLSPALAERAGRLFEWRRRLPEVTTTNVSLAGILRQAFDDLGALRLFDPEHPELPPTVAAGAPWFMTLFGRDSLLTSWLALPLDPDLAYGTLCRLADLQGTKVDQLSEEEPGKIMHELRYGARQDDTTTGGRAYYGSVDASPLFVILLGELRRWGLHRESIERLLPHADAALEWIERYGMRDGFLWYRRKTDQGLLNQGWKDSFDGINYADGVIARPPVALAEAQGYVYAAYVARHYFAREAGDTETERRYRDRAAELRARFNERFWLPDRGYFAVGLDHEGRPIDALASNMGHCLWSGIVDRDKAAAVAAHLLSPRMFTGFGVRTLASDMGAYNPMSYHNGSVWPHDSALTAAGLMRYGFVEEAQRIAMGLLDAARAFGDRLPELFCGFDRGEFDVPVPYPTSCSPQAWASATPVQLVRLLLRIDPWVPSGKVWIAPVLPEGFGDLRISGMPLAGTRVDLEAREGSGAVRVCGLPEGVRLIPEPRPPSRSGARS
- a CDS encoding DUF6157 family protein, which gives rise to MAEDLNYYSTLIAVAEDCPVDAAEVPKPRGGRPTVAVLQYELISGAPYGLTQEDVLFETWLRRQDPPPRDLSQQRRAELRKEFFSRSQACLRASPLPKKYGWGLLFDRDGRIALCPMESEEYRRLVEGRAGGPGDSGPGETGPGDSGPGDSGPGDGGVRVLKALRSRRS